From Bacteroidia bacterium, the proteins below share one genomic window:
- a CDS encoding T9SS type A sorting domain-containing protein, translating to MYSSKKLVHSNYNGSFSPFAIGNGPTPLPISLIYFEAVPDYAKKQVQLMWETSQEINNSNFDILRSVDGISWESIGSIKGSGNSYQTNDYSFYDYIPLEINYYRFLQVDIDGNSTLGPIRLAQFIDNRSYNLFPNPANHSLSIDSEQIGSTVTITDLSGRILHRSVVTSEHTTIDISTLATGLYFVKINDSVVKLIKE from the coding sequence ATGTACAGTTCCAAAAAATTGGTTCATTCGAATTACAATGGCTCTTTCTCGCCTTTTGCCATTGGTAATGGACCTACTCCTTTGCCTATAAGTCTGATATATTTTGAAGCGGTTCCTGATTATGCAAAAAAACAGGTACAATTAATGTGGGAAACATCACAAGAGATAAATAACAGTAATTTTGATATTCTAAGGAGTGTTGATGGTATAAGCTGGGAAAGCATTGGAAGTATCAAAGGTTCCGGAAACAGCTACCAAACAAATGATTACTCGTTTTATGATTATATTCCTTTAGAGATAAACTATTATAGATTCTTGCAAGTTGACATAGATGGAAATAGCACTTTAGGTCCTATTAGATTAGCACAGTTTATTGATAATCGTTCATACAACTTGTTTCCAAATCCTGCAAATCATTCATTGAGTATTGATTCAGAACAAATTGGAAGTACGGTTACGATTACAGACCTAAGCGGACGAATACTACACAGGAGCGTGGTCACAAGTGAACATACAACAATAGATATCTCAACTTTAGCTACCGGTTTATATTTTGTAAAAATCAATGATTCGGTAGTAAAACTTATCAAAGAATAA
- a CDS encoding BspA family leucine-rich repeat surface protein, with translation MTSMFDNSGMGCVNYGKTLTGWEANANTPSNITLSAVGVEYNTSGKTAHDNLISNLGWTIKDDGFNDFCGGFKTIWKVSAGGDLMIYTNSSYSYKYDIAWKNLDNAGVGDGSSTNETGDYNITGLSSGDRYLVSITGLFPHFNNGVRDNFAKYKNLLLEISQWGDIEWEDFHSSFEGSSNMDLTAKDTPILAKVIFCSDMFRECKSLEGKSANWKWHTVYIKNMSAMFNSAYMFNADITGWDTKNVEDMSGMFGNTLKFNQNIGVWNTGNVKDMNGMFYNCIFNKPINDWDVSNVRHLGRMFAYNKFFNQPLDKWNTINVMYCQGMFQHAGSFNQPLDKWNTKNVTTSKGMFDNATSFNQTLEDWNLASITDMEYMFDKSGMDCINYGRTIYGWANNGSAPSSITLGADGIKYSNAASSAVDYLVKTKSWTFKDGGVASDCWELWTGATSTDWANANNWKTGIVPLPLADIQFDNSASNNLELDQNRKVGSVDFNGSKKKIILGSYDLSVDKYFKSSGSNSYVRCDNAGVLTIDVKNNSSKLFPVGITTYTPVTIENKDQSSYYSVNLVGEVYFNGQSGTIVNTPHVKTT, from the coding sequence ATGACATCTATGTTTGATAACTCAGGAATGGGTTGTGTTAATTATGGTAAAACTTTAACAGGATGGGAAGCAAACGCAAATACTCCTTCAAATATAACCTTAAGTGCAGTAGGTGTAGAGTATAATACCAGCGGTAAAACAGCTCACGACAACTTAATTAGTAATTTAGGTTGGACAATAAAGGATGACGGGTTTAATGATTTTTGTGGCGGGTTTAAAACTATATGGAAAGTCAGTGCAGGAGGGGATTTAATGATTTATACCAATAGTTCTTACAGCTATAAATATGATATAGCATGGAAAAATTTAGACAATGCGGGTGTTGGTGATGGGTCAAGTACGAATGAAACAGGAGACTATAACATTACCGGGTTATCATCCGGAGACAGATATCTAGTATCCATTACCGGTCTATTCCCACATTTTAATAATGGAGTTAGAGATAACTTTGCAAAATATAAAAACCTTTTATTAGAAATCTCTCAATGGGGTGATATAGAATGGGAAGATTTTCACTCTTCATTTGAGGGTTCATCTAACATGGATTTGACAGCAAAAGACACACCTATACTCGCTAAAGTAATATTTTGTTCTGACATGTTTAGGGAATGCAAGTCTTTAGAGGGTAAATCCGCTAATTGGAAATGGCATACTGTATATATAAAAAACATGAGCGCCATGTTCAACAGTGCCTATATGTTCAATGCCGACATAACCGGTTGGGACACAAAAAACGTTGAGGATATGAGCGGGATGTTTGGTAATACATTAAAATTTAATCAAAATATTGGTGTCTGGAATACTGGTAATGTGAAAGACATGAATGGCATGTTCTATAATTGTATTTTCAACAAACCTATCAATGATTGGGATGTGTCTAATGTAAGACATTTAGGGCGTATGTTTGCGTATAATAAATTCTTTAACCAACCATTAGATAAGTGGAATACTATAAATGTAATGTATTGTCAAGGCATGTTCCAACATGCCGGCTCGTTTAACCAACCATTAGACAAATGGAATACAAAAAACGTAACTACTTCTAAAGGAATGTTTGACAATGCAACATCATTCAATCAAACATTAGAAGATTGGAATCTTGCATCAATAACGGACATGGAATACATGTTTGATAAATCAGGAATGGATTGTATTAATTATGGCAGGACAATATATGGATGGGCTAACAATGGTTCTGCACCTTCTTCTATTACCTTGGGTGCGGATGGAATAAAATACTCTAATGCTGCAAGTTCTGCTGTTGATTATCTTGTGAAGACAAAATCCTGGACATTTAAAGATGGCGGTGTAGCAAGTGACTGTTGGGAATTGTGGACAGGAGCCACCAGTACAGACTGGGCTAATGCAAATAACTGGAAAACAGGCATAGTACCGCTTCCTCTCGCTGATATACAATTTGACAATAGTGCATCTAATAATCTTGAATTGGATCAAAACAGAAAAGTGGGAAGCGTTGATTTTAATGGCTCAAAAAAGAAGATAATACTTGGAAGTTATGATTTGTCGGTAGATAAATATTTTAAGTCTTCGGGTAGTAATAGCTATGTTCGTTGCGACAATGCAGGTGTGCTTACAATTGATGTTAAAAACAATTCATCTAAATTGTTTCCTGTAGGTATTACCACATACACTCCTGTAACAATAGAAAATAAGGATCAAAGCTCTTATTATTCAGTCAATCTGGTTGGTGAGGTTTATTTTAATGGTCAGAGCGGAACGATAGTGAACACCCCACATGTGAAAACAACATAG
- a CDS encoding BspA family leucine-rich repeat surface protein — protein MGQGDGSSSGETGDFVIIKLNKGDKYQVEISKDFLYFVSNNGIIGKPDMLLLITQRGDIVWGRFDFSFASCNNLDVTATDIPDLSKIKYTNYMFAGCENLKGTTANWKWKTSSIIDMSCIFCKGTLFNEDISSWDVSSVELMNDMFHDGYGFNQDLGIWDLSKIKT, from the coding sequence GTGGGACAAGGTGACGGCAGTTCCTCAGGTGAGACCGGTGACTTTGTTATTATTAAACTGAATAAAGGAGATAAATACCAAGTAGAAATAAGTAAAGATTTTCTATATTTCGTTTCAAATAACGGAATTATAGGAAAGCCTGATATGCTTCTTTTGATTACACAACGGGGTGATATTGTTTGGGGGAGGTTTGACTTCTCATTTGCCTCATGCAATAATCTGGATGTAACAGCTACGGATATTCCCGACCTCTCAAAAATTAAATATACAAATTACATGTTTGCCGGCTGTGAAAATTTGAAAGGCACAACTGCTAACTGGAAGTGGAAGACAAGTTCAATTATTGACATGAGTTGCATATTCTGCAAAGGCACACTTTTCAATGAGGATATCAGCAGTTGGGATGTAAGTAGTGTCGAACTTATGAATGACATGTTTCATGATGGTTATGGTTTCAACCAAGATTTAGGAATATGGGATTTATCTAAAATAAAGACATGA
- a CDS encoding DUF1501 domain-containing protein, with product MNRKDFLKLSAKAGLLPFFINGMRFQSHAASPMLKAIAKASEQNGRVFVLIQLSGGNDGLNTFIPLDQYSNLSKARNNILIQESKVLSLNGYTSNGMHPSMTGLRTMFNEGKVNVIQSVGYPNPNFSHFRATDIWHSASESDEVVNSGWVGRYLETEYPGYPNGYPNANEPDPLAISIGYRVSPVLMGVNANTGICISDPTNFYQLVSGTVDTEPDTPMGHELTYIRLVLQQTQEYNTTVKAAAQSATNKATYPANNELADQLKIVANLIAGGLKTPIYTVYITGFDTHSAQVSNSGGTETGNHANLLKKVSDAIAAFQKDCELLGIADRVAGMTYSEFGRRIKSNDSMGTDHGTAAPVFVFGTNVNPIIIGSSPTIPDEVTVNDNLAMQYDFRQIYTSVLRDWFEAPEDLVDDDLLFKHFEKLAIFKENMSSSVSKTPQHTNYLLQSYPNPFSDNIQIDYFSPGGLTEIKLFDIHGRLVKTLLKENMPKGKHSYMLDGRQLPSGNYYYQLITPKGQTTRQLIKQ from the coding sequence ATGAACAGAAAAGATTTTTTAAAACTGTCTGCAAAAGCAGGATTATTACCATTCTTTATCAATGGAATGAGATTTCAGAGTCATGCTGCTTCGCCCATGTTAAAAGCTATTGCAAAGGCTTCTGAACAAAATGGTCGGGTGTTTGTGTTAATTCAACTCAGCGGTGGTAATGACGGTTTAAACACATTCATCCCTTTAGATCAATACAGCAACTTATCAAAAGCAAGAAACAATATTCTTATACAAGAGAGTAAAGTACTTTCATTAAATGGCTATACTTCAAACGGCATGCACCCTTCTATGACCGGTCTTAGGACAATGTTTAATGAAGGTAAAGTAAATGTAATTCAGTCTGTTGGGTATCCAAACCCGAACTTTTCACATTTTAGAGCTACAGACATTTGGCATTCAGCAAGCGAAAGTGATGAGGTTGTGAATTCGGGTTGGGTCGGGCGATATCTTGAGACAGAATATCCTGGTTATCCAAATGGCTACCCCAACGCAAATGAACCGGATCCCCTTGCTATTTCTATTGGTTATAGGGTTTCACCTGTTTTGATGGGAGTCAATGCCAATACAGGTATTTGTATCTCAGATCCAACAAATTTCTACCAGTTAGTCAGTGGAACCGTTGACACGGAACCCGACACTCCAATGGGACATGAACTCACCTATATTAGACTTGTTTTACAACAAACCCAAGAATACAATACAACTGTAAAAGCTGCGGCTCAGTCCGCAACAAATAAAGCAACATATCCTGCTAATAACGAATTAGCAGACCAGCTTAAAATTGTTGCTAATTTGATTGCAGGGGGCTTAAAAACTCCCATCTACACTGTATATATTACCGGATTTGACACTCACTCCGCTCAAGTAAGCAATTCCGGTGGGACAGAAACAGGAAATCATGCCAATTTGCTCAAAAAAGTATCCGATGCAATTGCTGCATTTCAAAAAGACTGCGAGTTATTAGGTATAGCCGATCGTGTAGCGGGTATGACCTATAGCGAATTTGGCAGACGTATAAAAAGCAATGACAGTATGGGAACCGATCATGGTACTGCTGCTCCTGTATTTGTATTTGGAACAAATGTGAATCCAATCATAATTGGTTCTAGTCCAACTATTCCGGACGAAGTAACGGTTAATGACAATTTAGCCATGCAATACGATTTCAGACAGATTTATACCAGTGTTTTGAGAGATTGGTTTGAAGCGCCTGAGGATTTGGTAGATGATGATTTACTGTTTAAGCATTTTGAAAAACTAGCAATTTTCAAAGAAAACATGTCTTCATCGGTTAGCAAGACCCCACAACATACAAACTACTTGCTCCAGAGTTATCCAAATCCGTTTAGTGATAATATTCAGATAGATTATTTTTCTCCGGGCGGTTTAACCGAAATTAAACTGTTTGACATACATGGAAGATTAGTGAAGACACTGTTGAAGGAAAATATGCCCAAAGGCAAACACAGTTACATGTTAGACGGAAGACAACTACCCAGCGGAAACTATTATTATCAGCTGATTACACCAAAAGGTCAAACTACACGCCAACTGATTAAACAATAA
- a CDS encoding DUF1800 domain-containing protein yields MERREFLSSMLLDKNPPKALPAEKFQNQEMPYDLVLGQGGINQYAGAWNENLLKHLLRRTLFGFSKDDVAFFKNMTMSDTVDYLLTLPLTQPDPPVNGYNKPGQIDPDIASGDTWVNGPENLAFNGERRNSLYAWSAEQIISPQRNIREKMTFFLHNHFATEVETIGYPIAAYNHHKMLRENCLGNFKDLVKKVTTDVGMLIYLNGYLNTKTAPDENYGRELMELFTLGKSPDSQYTENDVKAAARVLTGWRINPSTYSSFFSGVVHDTDDKTFSSFFNNTVITGKSGAAGANETDELIDMIFTKEDVVARFIVRKLYRYFLYYVIDDSIETNVIIPLANIFKQDWNIKNVVSTLLKSEHFFHANNVGCYIKNAFDVFGTYAKQFKLEMPDNTPEDKHAAYYALFIGISLSGLIWGNPPNVSGWPAYYQEPQYSQLWLNSDTLPKRILYTVLLMIGIDYSPGKKLQVDLIEAAKQCSDPSNPNKLIQETIDLMYAMDISATRKQSLKQSTLLFGLTSDYYWTSAWNDYIANPSDDAKKKIVTTALLGMYKYLLDQAENQLA; encoded by the coding sequence ATGGAAAGACGAGAGTTTCTGAGCAGTATGCTTTTAGACAAAAACCCTCCTAAAGCACTACCTGCTGAAAAGTTTCAAAATCAAGAAATGCCCTATGATCTTGTGTTGGGACAAGGCGGTATCAATCAATACGCAGGCGCATGGAATGAAAATCTTCTAAAGCACTTGCTCAGAAGAACGCTATTTGGTTTTTCCAAAGACGATGTTGCATTTTTTAAGAATATGACCATGAGCGATACGGTAGATTATTTATTAACCTTACCTCTTACCCAACCGGATCCACCAGTAAACGGATATAACAAACCAGGACAAATTGATCCGGATATTGCATCCGGTGATACATGGGTTAACGGACCTGAAAATCTAGCATTTAATGGGGAAAGGCGCAATTCTCTTTATGCTTGGAGCGCAGAACAAATTATATCTCCGCAACGCAATATTAGAGAAAAAATGACCTTCTTTCTTCACAATCACTTTGCAACCGAGGTAGAAACCATAGGATATCCAATTGCTGCATATAATCATCATAAAATGTTGCGAGAGAATTGTCTAGGGAATTTTAAAGACTTGGTAAAAAAGGTAACAACAGATGTAGGTATGTTGATTTATTTGAATGGTTACCTAAATACAAAAACAGCACCCGATGAAAACTATGGAAGAGAGTTAATGGAATTGTTTACACTGGGCAAATCACCTGACAGTCAATACACTGAAAATGATGTAAAAGCAGCAGCTCGTGTTCTCACAGGGTGGAGAATTAACCCCAGCACTTACTCTTCCTTTTTCTCAGGCGTAGTACATGATACAGATGATAAAACATTCTCCTCTTTCTTTAACAACACTGTAATCACCGGCAAGTCAGGAGCAGCCGGAGCCAATGAGACGGATGAACTTATTGATATGATTTTCACTAAGGAAGATGTAGTAGCAAGATTTATTGTGAGAAAACTGTACAGATATTTTCTTTACTATGTAATTGACGACTCTATCGAAACAAACGTCATCATCCCGTTAGCTAATATTTTTAAACAAGATTGGAATATCAAGAATGTTGTATCCACCTTGCTTAAGAGTGAGCACTTTTTTCATGCAAACAATGTGGGTTGTTATATTAAAAATGCATTTGATGTTTTTGGAACCTATGCAAAACAATTTAAATTAGAGATGCCGGACAACACTCCCGAAGACAAACATGCTGCATATTATGCATTATTTATAGGCATATCTTTATCCGGATTAATTTGGGGAAATCCTCCCAATGTTTCAGGCTGGCCTGCTTATTATCAAGAACCACAATACAGTCAATTGTGGCTCAACTCTGACACATTGCCTAAAAGGATATTATATACGGTACTTTTAATGATTGGAATTGATTACTCACCCGGTAAAAAATTACAGGTGGATTTGATAGAAGCAGCTAAACAATGTTCAGACCCTTCTAATCCGAATAAACTTATACAAGAAACCATTGATTTAATGTATGCAATGGATATATCTGCGACACGCAAACAGAGTTTAAAACAGAGCACATTATTATTTGGCTTAACTTCTGACTATTATTGGACTTCCGCATGGAATGACTACATTGCCAACCCATCTGATGATGCCAAAAAGAAGATTGTAACAACTGCTCTGCTGGGTATGTATAAATATTTATTAGATCAAGCTGAAAACCAATTAGCATAA